A single region of the Manihot esculenta cultivar AM560-2 chromosome 12, M.esculenta_v8, whole genome shotgun sequence genome encodes:
- the LOC110628733 gene encoding serine/threonine-protein kinase AFC2 isoform X1, protein MEMDYVTQFPHNHMDRRPRKRPRFAWDIPQAHTKAQSGLYYGQEVGNGTSIGPSRVLPDHASLFVKGLAQKGSPPWRDDDKDGHYMFALGENLTSRYKIQRKVGEGTFGQVLECWDREARELVAIKVVRSTKKYREAAMLEIDVLHLLGKYDRSGSRCVQIRNWFDYRNHICIVFEMLGPSLYDFLRKNNYRPFPVDLVRELGRQLLECVAFMHDLRLIHTDLKPENILFVSPEYVKIPDYKFPSVSPTEGAYYKRLPKSSAIKVIDFGSTAYGHHEHNYIVSTRHYRAPEVILGLGWSYPCDIWSVGCILVELCSGEALFQTHENLEHLAMMERVLGPLPQHMLRRADRHAEKYVRRGRLDWPDGATSRESIKAVVKLPRLQNLVMQHVDHSAGDIIDLLQGLLRYDPSNRLTAHEALRHPFFTRDHYRRF, encoded by the exons GCTCAGTCAGGATTGTATTATGGGCAAGAGGTTGGAAATGGAACAAGCATTGGACCATCAAGAGTACTTCCAGACCATGCCAGTCTATTTGTAAAGGGATTGGCTCAAAAAGGCTCTCCCCCATGGCGAGATGATGACAAAGATGGACATTACATGTTTGCTCTCGGGGAGAATTTAACCTCTCGCT ACAAGATCCAGAGAAAAGTTGGTGAAG GCACGTTCGGCCAGGTTTTGGAATGCTGGGATAGGGAAGCAAGAGAGCTGGTTGCCATAAAAGTTGTCAGAAGTACGAAGAAATATCGTGAAGCAGCAATGTTGGAAATTGATGTTCTCCATCTACTAGGAAAGTATGACAGAAGTGGCAGTCG TTGTGTTCAAATACGAAACTGGTTTGATTATCGTAATCATATCTGTATT GTATTTGAGATGCTTGGACCAAGCTTGTATGATTTTCTACGGAAAAATAATTATCGCCCATTTCCGGTTGATCTTGTCCGTGAGCTTGGCAGACAACTCTTGGAATGTGTAGCAT TCATGCATGATTTGCGCCTCATCCATACAGATCTGAAGCCAGAGAATATTCTTTTTGTGTCTCCTGAGTATGTAAAAATACCAGACTACAAG TTTCCATCAGTCTCACCTACTGAGGGTGCCTATTACAAGAGGTTGCCTAAGTCGAGTGCTATTAAGGTTATTGATTTTGGAAGCACAGCATACGGACATCATGAGCACAATTATATTGTCTCAACCCGGCACTACCGAGCACCTGAGGTTATTCTAG GGCTTGGATGGAGTTATCCATGTGATATATGGAGTGTTGGTTGTATCTTGGTAGAACTTTGCTCG GGTGAAGCATTGTTCCAGACACATGAGAACTTGGAGCACTTGGCCATGATGGAGAGGGTTTTGGGTCCATTACCTCAGCACATGTTGAGAAGAGCAGA CCGGCACGCAGAGAAGTATGTTAGAAGGGGAAGGTTGGACTGGCCAGATGGTGCAACCTCTAGGGAAAGCATCAAAGCGGTTGTGAAGCTACCTCGCCTTCAG AATCTAGTGATGCAGCACGTCGATCACTCCGCCGGGGATATTATTGATCTATTGCAAGGTCTTCTTAGATATGATCCCTCCAACAGACTTACAGCTCATGAGGCTCTCAGGCATCCCTTCTTTACGAGAGATCATTACAGGAGATTTTAA
- the LOC110628733 gene encoding serine/threonine-protein kinase AFC2 isoform X2: MEMDYVTQFPHNHMDRRPRKRPRFAWDIPQAHTKSGLYYGQEVGNGTSIGPSRVLPDHASLFVKGLAQKGSPPWRDDDKDGHYMFALGENLTSRYKIQRKVGEGTFGQVLECWDREARELVAIKVVRSTKKYREAAMLEIDVLHLLGKYDRSGSRCVQIRNWFDYRNHICIVFEMLGPSLYDFLRKNNYRPFPVDLVRELGRQLLECVAFMHDLRLIHTDLKPENILFVSPEYVKIPDYKFPSVSPTEGAYYKRLPKSSAIKVIDFGSTAYGHHEHNYIVSTRHYRAPEVILGLGWSYPCDIWSVGCILVELCSGEALFQTHENLEHLAMMERVLGPLPQHMLRRADRHAEKYVRRGRLDWPDGATSRESIKAVVKLPRLQNLVMQHVDHSAGDIIDLLQGLLRYDPSNRLTAHEALRHPFFTRDHYRRF, translated from the exons TCAGGATTGTATTATGGGCAAGAGGTTGGAAATGGAACAAGCATTGGACCATCAAGAGTACTTCCAGACCATGCCAGTCTATTTGTAAAGGGATTGGCTCAAAAAGGCTCTCCCCCATGGCGAGATGATGACAAAGATGGACATTACATGTTTGCTCTCGGGGAGAATTTAACCTCTCGCT ACAAGATCCAGAGAAAAGTTGGTGAAG GCACGTTCGGCCAGGTTTTGGAATGCTGGGATAGGGAAGCAAGAGAGCTGGTTGCCATAAAAGTTGTCAGAAGTACGAAGAAATATCGTGAAGCAGCAATGTTGGAAATTGATGTTCTCCATCTACTAGGAAAGTATGACAGAAGTGGCAGTCG TTGTGTTCAAATACGAAACTGGTTTGATTATCGTAATCATATCTGTATT GTATTTGAGATGCTTGGACCAAGCTTGTATGATTTTCTACGGAAAAATAATTATCGCCCATTTCCGGTTGATCTTGTCCGTGAGCTTGGCAGACAACTCTTGGAATGTGTAGCAT TCATGCATGATTTGCGCCTCATCCATACAGATCTGAAGCCAGAGAATATTCTTTTTGTGTCTCCTGAGTATGTAAAAATACCAGACTACAAG TTTCCATCAGTCTCACCTACTGAGGGTGCCTATTACAAGAGGTTGCCTAAGTCGAGTGCTATTAAGGTTATTGATTTTGGAAGCACAGCATACGGACATCATGAGCACAATTATATTGTCTCAACCCGGCACTACCGAGCACCTGAGGTTATTCTAG GGCTTGGATGGAGTTATCCATGTGATATATGGAGTGTTGGTTGTATCTTGGTAGAACTTTGCTCG GGTGAAGCATTGTTCCAGACACATGAGAACTTGGAGCACTTGGCCATGATGGAGAGGGTTTTGGGTCCATTACCTCAGCACATGTTGAGAAGAGCAGA CCGGCACGCAGAGAAGTATGTTAGAAGGGGAAGGTTGGACTGGCCAGATGGTGCAACCTCTAGGGAAAGCATCAAAGCGGTTGTGAAGCTACCTCGCCTTCAG AATCTAGTGATGCAGCACGTCGATCACTCCGCCGGGGATATTATTGATCTATTGCAAGGTCTTCTTAGATATGATCCCTCCAACAGACTTACAGCTCATGAGGCTCTCAGGCATCCCTTCTTTACGAGAGATCATTACAGGAGATTTTAA
- the LOC110628733 gene encoding serine/threonine-protein kinase AFC1 isoform X3 produces MLEIDVLHLLGKYDRSGSRCVQIRNWFDYRNHICIVFEMLGPSLYDFLRKNNYRPFPVDLVRELGRQLLECVAFMHDLRLIHTDLKPENILFVSPEYVKIPDYKFPSVSPTEGAYYKRLPKSSAIKVIDFGSTAYGHHEHNYIVSTRHYRAPEVILGLGWSYPCDIWSVGCILVELCSGEALFQTHENLEHLAMMERVLGPLPQHMLRRADRHAEKYVRRGRLDWPDGATSRESIKAVVKLPRLQNLVMQHVDHSAGDIIDLLQGLLRYDPSNRLTAHEALRHPFFTRDHYRRF; encoded by the exons ATGTTGGAAATTGATGTTCTCCATCTACTAGGAAAGTATGACAGAAGTGGCAGTCG TTGTGTTCAAATACGAAACTGGTTTGATTATCGTAATCATATCTGTATT GTATTTGAGATGCTTGGACCAAGCTTGTATGATTTTCTACGGAAAAATAATTATCGCCCATTTCCGGTTGATCTTGTCCGTGAGCTTGGCAGACAACTCTTGGAATGTGTAGCAT TCATGCATGATTTGCGCCTCATCCATACAGATCTGAAGCCAGAGAATATTCTTTTTGTGTCTCCTGAGTATGTAAAAATACCAGACTACAAG TTTCCATCAGTCTCACCTACTGAGGGTGCCTATTACAAGAGGTTGCCTAAGTCGAGTGCTATTAAGGTTATTGATTTTGGAAGCACAGCATACGGACATCATGAGCACAATTATATTGTCTCAACCCGGCACTACCGAGCACCTGAGGTTATTCTAG GGCTTGGATGGAGTTATCCATGTGATATATGGAGTGTTGGTTGTATCTTGGTAGAACTTTGCTCG GGTGAAGCATTGTTCCAGACACATGAGAACTTGGAGCACTTGGCCATGATGGAGAGGGTTTTGGGTCCATTACCTCAGCACATGTTGAGAAGAGCAGA CCGGCACGCAGAGAAGTATGTTAGAAGGGGAAGGTTGGACTGGCCAGATGGTGCAACCTCTAGGGAAAGCATCAAAGCGGTTGTGAAGCTACCTCGCCTTCAG AATCTAGTGATGCAGCACGTCGATCACTCCGCCGGGGATATTATTGATCTATTGCAAGGTCTTCTTAGATATGATCCCTCCAACAGACTTACAGCTCATGAGGCTCTCAGGCATCCCTTCTTTACGAGAGATCATTACAGGAGATTTTAA
- the LOC110628734 gene encoding NDR1/HIN1-like protein 6, producing MPLHHEIENNPYFITPQQHNEGQHPHTLPTPAGTPPSPALLSPPPQRWERQDQPQSRRVPKPQRQRSKPQPQEQVDVQNKRKPPAPHPQSNPHDQQPDGEYRSPWMFPHRPDEDNRSHDPQRDGKYRSPWIQPSSHNPDEDIKMSPQQTRPQHQDQHPKKLKSARVTEPKDQDHYPLHPIPSDSLPPAQQQDRSRPPRGLRAPAPQQTRPITWLGAALCAIFWIVVFLGGLIVLIVYLVYRPRSPRFEVSSVTLNAAYIDAGSLLNADISVLANFTNPNKKLDLGFSRMIIDLYYGNTLIATQYIDSFLAPKAESRFANVHMLTSQVRLPLGDSAQLQDEINRNAIIFNVKAVFRVRSKLGSLLTYSYRLYGHCTIMVTAPPTGVLRVTRCKTKR from the coding sequence ATGCCTCTCCACCATGAAATTGAAAATAATCCTTACTTCATTACACCACAACAGCACAATGAAGGCCAACATCCCCATACACTGCCTACTCCGGCGGGGACTCCACCTAGTCCAGCGCTGCTATCACCACCACCTCAGCGTTGGGAGCGGCAGGACCAGCCACAAAGCCGACGTGTTCCAAAACCTCAACGACAACGCTCCAAGCCACAGCCACAGGAACAGGTTGATGTCCAAAATAAACGGAAGCCACCAGCTCCGCATCCCCAATCCAATCCACATGATCAACAGCCTGATGGTGAATACCGTAGTCCATGGATGTTTCCACATCGTCCAGATGAAGACAACCGCAGTCATGATCCACAGCGTGATGGCAAATATCGTAGTCCGTGGATTCAACCATCATCCCATAATCCAGATGAAGACATCAAGATGAGTCCACAGCAGACTCGTCCGCAACATCAAGATCAGCATCCCAAGAAGCTGAAAAGTGCCAGGGTGACAGAACCAAAGGATCAAGACCACTATCCCCTGCATCCCATTCCCAGTGATAGCCTCCCACCAGCACAGCAACAAGACCGCTCTCGTCCCCCTCGTGGTTTGAGAGCTCCAGCGCCCCAGCAAACCAGGCCAATCACGTGGTTAGGAGCAGCCTTGTGCGCCATTTTCTGGATTGTAGTATTCCTAGGAGGCCTAATTGTTCTCATTGTGTATCTAGTCTATCGCCCACGTAGCCCTCGGTTCGAAGTGTCTAGTGTCACCTTGAATGCAGCCTATATCGATGCAGGTTCTCTGCTCAATGCTGATATTAGCGTGCTTGCAAACTTCACCAATCCAAACAAAAAGCTTGATTTGGGGTTCAGTCGCATGATCATTGATCTATACTACGGGAATACTCTCATTGCTACCCAATATATCGATTCTTTCTTAGCACCAAAGGCTGAGTCCAGGTTTGCCAATGTTCATATGTTGACGAGCCAGGTTCGGCTTCCCTTAGGAGACAGCGCACAGCTTCAGGATGAGATCAATAGAAATGCAATCATATTTAACGTTAAAGCAGTGTTTCGGGTGAGATCTAAGCTGGGGAGTTTACTTACATACTCGTATCGGCTTTATGGTCATTGCACCATCATGGTGACAGCTCCTCCTACTGGCGTCCTGAGAGTAACCAGATGCAAAACAAAACGTTGA